From the Euwallacea fornicatus isolate EFF26 chromosome 10, ASM4011564v1, whole genome shotgun sequence genome, the window TACCAAGCCCAATTAGAAGAGAAAACTGTTGTTACTTTAGACAATGTGGAATCTATTTTAGTGCAAATGGTAAGCAAATATGTGTAATGAAaagttctttcaaaatttgctgTATCAGTTTTTATTCAGTAAGTAGCTGAAAAACtagtttgaaaattacaaCTGAGCATTTTCATAATGAATAAAACTCTCAAttgttaaattgattttttttctatattttagaTGTTGGATTTCCCATAGGTCAGCTACATATATGAGAAATTGCTGTCAAAAGGAAATTAAGGTTTAAAACAAAACTCAGCTCTGaactcaattatttattgataattattatgtatctaaataattattaccaTTTACAGCCCTCTTAATACAAATCTATGTGCAGAATATTGTAATAatgattaataaattgaaacttaATTTTCACAAACACTGTTTCACTGTAGCAAATGCAGGCCTTTCCCTCTCATTCTCGTTTTTACATTCTCATAATTTAGTTCTCTCGTAACGATTTCTTATATTTCTGTGTATCTTcatcaaaaatgttaaacttCTGTTGACGAGATATACTATGATCCCCTCGAAGGTGGTAGAAGAAAACGCCTCCTGGAGTCCTTCTCCTTGTCCGATCCTGATAAATATAAAACCCTATGATTTTAACTTTCGACGTAATTTCCAATATATACTTACATCCGTTGAAATTCCGCCTTCTCTCTCTGTCTTGTGCGTTTTCTTGAACAATTCTATAATCTTAGGTTTGTCCacgttttttaaaactttcactACAAACCGAATACTTCAACATCAAAAAAGGCCAAACTCAAAACCTAAATAATAAATCCTCTCGgctttccaataatttttctgcTAGATCCTTcacaaaatcattaatattagttGACACACCCACCGAAAGATTTGCAATTTGTCTGTATCTCTCCATGGGAAACGTTTTTAGACAAGGATACGTTAAGAGCGGTCtaaacttaattaatttaatattttatgttctttACTAGAATCACACACTTACTGGACGTTTTTATTCTCTATATCCTCTATGGATTTCTTTATGTCTTGGGCATTTGGAATCTCAACAGCGCAATTTTTAGTTAAAGAAATGTCAGCACTTTGGCTCTGAAGGGTCGTGGCCTTGACGGTAGCATCAGCTTTTGATAAAAAGTccgtttaaataaataaattttacgtcCCTCTAGGGACACCTTAAATGTGTGTAAATGTACAAAATACCTGTGTATTTTCTTAAACCATCCCGGAACCGAATCTTGGCCAAAAATTTAGAAGTCTCGAAagtttttgttgcattttatgGGTGCCAGAAGCCATAAATTTATCGTTTCGTCGTTTTATCGCTGTGAGCGCAATTTAATCGAGCTCGTATGAGCTGTTGTCAAGAGCTACTGAGTTAAGTCCAAAGATctcgtcattttttttttttacagattttagCAGGAGCTTACAGACTCCGTCTATGTGTCGCACTTCAtttgaaagataattttaagCAGATTCATATTTTGTACTGAATATAAttaggaaaattgtttttgacatGAAAATGGCTGTCGAAAAAACGATTCTTCCCAGTTTAATGAAACATCACTGAAAAAAGAGCCTAAATTCTACAAACACTGCGAGGGCTATCTGTGAAGTTGAACGTGAGGATGTTGTGGGTAGATACATTGTGGCAGATTTGGTTCCAAAGCACCAACGGTTGTGCGTCCAAATGCCTTACATGGCACCAATCAAGAGCAGCCTTATGTACCTTCATGTTACTTCCAGGAAATTATCAAGACAACTTGGACGTTTTTAACGAACCACCAATCGTCATTAGTACCGAGTTGGTTTCGCTTACAAACGTCCAAGAGAAAATCCGCGTGAATTGAATGAAGCAGAAACTCAGCGGCGGATGAATGTTTGCAAAATCCTTTAGACAATCGTTTTTCAAGGCGTATCATGATTTCTGACGAAAAGTGGGCGTATTTCGTAAATACTGTAAAAATAACTAAGTGGGTGCAACGTAATGAAAAGCCAGGACCACGAATTAGGCAAGAACgatttagaaaaaagttatgttACGCGTTTGATGGAATTTTGAAGGAATAGTACATTTGGAAATGATTCCAAAGGGTCGTGCTGTGAATGTCAATCTGTATTGACAAAAACTAGAACGAGTATAtgatattttgacaaaaaggTATCCAGCTTTGGCAAAGAGAAAACGCGTAATTCTCCCACAAGATAATGTTCCATGTCATCGTGCACGTCGGATCCAAAACATATTCCAGGAACTGGATGGAGTAGAAATTTTACCTCATCCAGCCTATGGCCCTGACCTTGCTCTTTCGATTATTGTTTGTTTCGGTCAATGCAGCATTTCTTTAAAGTCTTGAGCGAATCAGGTGACATGCATTTGTttacttaaatattatatCTTCGTCAAATGGAGTATAGACATTTCAGATATATAGCTTGGCTGAAAATCTCACAATTTTAGGAGAATGACCGCAATTATTCGGTTCTAGACCGTTAAGGTTGACTTTAACGTAATATTGCTAGAGTTCTGCAAAGATGACAGTTGTGCCACTCTTCTGCTGCCTGACACCTACAAATACTCCTCCAATAgagtttaacaaattacttTCTGCCCTCCAAGGAAAGTTTAAATGCGCTTTCTTTTGAATTCCCGTTAGTTCATCACGTTCAGATAGTCAAAAACACACAAGATATCAAATTTACtggtcaataaaaattaatacctaaacaatttattaattgcCAATGTGCTTAGTCTTAAAAGAAATCCATGTCATTATCGCACGTTATTTCAAGAAAGTCATCATCATAAGTCTTCAATATATCCCTCTCGTCTACATTAGAATTGAGGCTTTTATTCGCTGAAACAGGTTCAACCGGTAGTGGTTGAGATTCCATGCCGTCCCCACTTTCATGGTGATCAGTTTCAGGGCTCGGAGGCGGATTTGTGCAGTTATCTTCATCTGCATTAGTATTCTTTAATGTTCTAATTGGATTTTCTTTGGCGAGTTGTTCGGCTCGTGTTAAGAGGTCTGGCAGTATCTTGTCGCGGTCTGAAAATTTTGGAATGCAAAGGAgttgaagttacggaggaATTTAAAATAGACCTGCTTTTGTACTGGCTTTTAATTCTCTTAGCTTCTGTTTCTTCTCCTcttgtatcatttttttatgtagctGTTTATCTTCTGCAAATATGTCGCGCCTTTGTTCAGGAGTTATATAATAGTCTGTTctaaccaaataaaaaaatacacctCCAGGCGTTCTTCTTCTTGTTTGATTCTTGAAATGAAACACTATATGaccataaattaattaaagtactattggcAAGGAGAATGATATTCTCCATCATAAACTTACCTTTATAGGCATTCCACCATCTCTCTCTATATGCTGAGTTTCTTTAAAGAACTCTATAGTTCTTTCTTTTCCCATTGCTTGCACaacttttactaaaaatattttaactgcaATAAATCCTGGACTAATAATATGGAAAAACTTACATATCAGATCATCACGTTTCTCATTTAATTTGTCTGCTATATCTTTAACTATATCATTAGTATCATTCACTTCATCTACTGAAAGATCAGGGATTTCTTTAGGTATTCCCTTGCAGTTGTTTTCTTGACTTGGAGATTTCCTCCTAAGTctacaaatttttttgatatgttCTAAACTATTAAGGCACTTCAATTATAATCACCTACttgaaatctttatttttcatatcatCTCTACTCCGTTTGGTACCCTGTCCATTCTCTAACTCATCATAGTACTT encodes:
- the Phax gene encoding phosphorylated adapter RNA export protein, producing the protein MEQDENQLEEGEIEDDVDGETLETYVPLKRPETYALDAPQKRFHEVSTAYSESEEDVQSSESEDSDSDAGTRKNKRPKRIKPIPKLQKERSDILKKYDIWSTRAQEDVLAETMVSCDVSLKDRSRQSENYDFSLARKYYDELENGQGTKRSRDDMKNKDFKLRRKSPSQENNCKGIPKEIPDLSVDEVNDTNDIVKDIADKLNEKRDDLILKVVQAMGKERTIEFFKETQHIERDGGMPIKNQTRRRTPGGVFFYLVRTDYYITPEQRRDIFAEDKQLHKKMIQEEKKQKLRELKASTKADRDKILPDLLTRAEQLAKENPIRTLKNTNADEDNCTNPPPSPETDHHESGDGMESQPLPVEPVSANKSLNSNVDERDILKTYDDDFLEITCDNDMDFF